A segment of the Streptomyces sp. XD-27 genome:
GACGGCGACACCTGGCATCTGCTGGACCACGACCCGGTCGAGGCCGCCCTGCACGGCGGCGCGGCAGCGGCCCACGCCGGGACGCTCACCGCGCCCATGCCCGGCACGGTCACCGTCGTCAAGGCGGCCGTGGGCGACGAGGTCACCGCGGGCCAGGGCCTGCTGGTGGTCGAGGCGATGAAGATGGAGCACCTGATCTCCGCCCCGCACGACGGCACGGTCACCGAGCTGGACGTCGCCGCGGGCAGCACGGTCGCCATGGACCAGGTGCTCGCCGTCGTCACCCCGCACGACAGTGAGGAGGGTGAGTGATGTCCCTGCCCGACGGACTGCCCATGGCCGTGCCGGTGGCCGGACTGCCGGCCCGGGTCCGGATCCACGAGGTGGGGCCGCGCGACGGCCTGCAGAACGAGAAGGCGGTCGTCCCCGTCGAGGTGAAGGCCGAGTTCATCCGCAGGCTCGCCGACGCCGGGCTGTCCACCGTCGAAGCGACGAGCCTCGTCCGCCCCGAGTGGGTGCCCCAGCTGGCCGATGCCGAGCAGTTGGTGCCGCTGCTCAAGGACGTGCCCGCCGAGCTGCCGGTCCTGGTGCCCAACCAGCGCGGCCTGGAGCGGGCGATGGCGCTGGGTGTCCGCCGCATCGCCGTGTTCGGCAGTGCGACGGAGACCTTCGCCCGGCGCAACCTCAACCGCTCCGTCGACGAGTCCCTCGCCATGTTCGAGCCGGTCGTGGCCCGCGCCCGCGAGTCGGCGATGTGGGTGCGCGGCTATCTGTCGATGTGCTTCGGCGACCCGTGGGAGGGGCCGGTGCCCGTCCGGCAGGTGGTGGCGGTGGCCAAGCGCCTGATGGACCTCGGCTGCGACGAGTTGAGCCTCGGCGACACCATCGGCGTGGCCACCCCCGGCCATGTGCGGGAGCTGCTCGCCCGGCTGGGCGAGGCGGGCGTGCCCGCCGACCGGCTCGCCGTGCACTTCCACGACACCTACGGCCAGGCTCTCGCCAACACCCTCGCGGCGCTGGAGCACGGCATCACCACCGTCGACGCCTCCGCGGGCGGCCTCGGCGGCTGCCCGTACGCGAAGAGCGCCACCGGGAACCTCGCGACCGAGGACCTGGTGTGGATGCTCGACGGCCTCGGCATCGAGACCGGGGTCGATCTCGGCCGTCTCACCGCCACCAGCGTGTGGATGGCCGGACATCTGGGCCGACCCAGCCCATCCCGCACCGTCCGTGCACTCTCCCAGAAGGAGACCTGAGTC
Coding sequences within it:
- a CDS encoding hydroxymethylglutaryl-CoA lyase, yielding MSLPDGLPMAVPVAGLPARVRIHEVGPRDGLQNEKAVVPVEVKAEFIRRLADAGLSTVEATSLVRPEWVPQLADAEQLVPLLKDVPAELPVLVPNQRGLERAMALGVRRIAVFGSATETFARRNLNRSVDESLAMFEPVVARARESAMWVRGYLSMCFGDPWEGPVPVRQVVAVAKRLMDLGCDELSLGDTIGVATPGHVRELLARLGEAGVPADRLAVHFHDTYGQALANTLAALEHGITTVDASAGGLGGCPYAKSATGNLATEDLVWMLDGLGIETGVDLGRLTATSVWMAGHLGRPSPSRTVRALSQKET